The Streptomyces spororaveus genome includes a region encoding these proteins:
- a CDS encoding NAD(P)/FAD-dependent oxidoreductase, with product MDRRRVAVVGGGVAGLTAAHILQSTYDVVLYEADDRLGGHAHTHELPTQDAGTVHVDSGFIVHNERTYPHLLRLFRELGVTTQESEMSMSVRCDGCGLEYAGARGAAGLLGGGNLLRGRHLRMLAEVPRFHRAARRLLASPDSGLTLGEFLDRRGFSRYFVGHFAIPLVAAVWSCAPDTALQYPARYLFRFLAHHGLLSVKGSPQWRTVTGGSAAYVAKAAKHLTSVRTSTPVRAVVRAADHARVLTPDGDSTPYAAVVVAVHPDQALRLLADPTEDEVRILGAFEYSRNPTVLHGDTSLLPRSAHARASWNYWLPSCSARPETVQVSYDMNRLQRLPTAEPHIVTLNARGRVDPFDVIARMVYEHPVYTPRSVAAQRELPRLNTSVTAFAGAYHGWGFHEDGCRSGVAAAEALGVRW from the coding sequence GTGGACCGTCGGAGGGTCGCTGTGGTGGGCGGGGGCGTGGCTGGGCTGACGGCCGCCCACATCCTGCAGAGCACGTACGACGTGGTGCTGTACGAGGCGGACGACCGCCTCGGCGGCCACGCCCACACCCATGAACTGCCCACCCAGGACGCGGGAACGGTCCACGTGGACAGCGGTTTCATCGTGCACAACGAGCGCACCTACCCGCACCTGCTGCGGCTGTTCCGCGAACTCGGCGTCACCACCCAGGAATCCGAGATGAGCATGTCCGTGCGGTGCGACGGCTGCGGTCTGGAGTACGCCGGCGCCCGGGGCGCGGCCGGACTGCTCGGCGGAGGCAACCTGCTGCGCGGCCGCCACCTGAGGATGCTCGCCGAGGTGCCGCGCTTCCACCGCGCCGCCCGGCGGCTGCTCGCCTCCCCCGACAGCGGGCTGACCCTGGGGGAGTTCCTCGACCGGCGCGGCTTCTCCCGTTACTTCGTCGGCCACTTCGCCATCCCGCTCGTCGCCGCCGTCTGGTCCTGCGCGCCGGACACGGCCCTCCAGTACCCCGCCCGCTACCTCTTCCGCTTCCTGGCCCACCACGGACTGCTGTCCGTCAAGGGATCCCCGCAGTGGCGTACGGTCACGGGCGGTTCCGCCGCCTACGTGGCCAAGGCGGCCAAGCACCTCACCTCCGTCCGCACCTCGACCCCGGTGCGGGCCGTCGTGCGCGCCGCCGACCACGCGCGCGTGCTCACCCCGGACGGCGACTCGACCCCGTACGCGGCCGTGGTCGTCGCCGTCCACCCCGACCAGGCGCTGCGCCTGCTGGCCGATCCGACCGAGGACGAGGTCCGGATCCTCGGCGCGTTCGAGTACTCCCGCAACCCCACCGTGCTGCACGGCGACACGTCGCTGCTGCCCCGCTCCGCGCACGCGCGCGCCTCCTGGAACTACTGGCTCCCCTCCTGCTCCGCCCGGCCCGAGACCGTCCAGGTCAGCTACGACATGAACCGGCTCCAGCGGCTGCCGACTGCCGAGCCGCACATCGTCACCCTCAACGCCCGCGGCCGGGTCGACCCCTTCGACGTCATCGCCCGCATGGTGTACGAACACCCCGTCTACACCCCCCGGTCCGTGGCGGCGCAGCGGGAACTGCCCCGGCTGAACACGTCCGTGACCGCCTTCGCCGGGGCCTACCACGGCTGGGGCTTCCACGAGGACGGCTGCCGCTCCGGCGTCGCCGCGGCCGAGGCCCTGGGGGTGCGGTGGTGA
- a CDS encoding DUF1365 domain-containing protein, whose amino-acid sequence MTGTSARPAAPPHVPALYACTVAHTRTTPVRHAFQQRTYLWLIDIDEPPRIPRALRPLARFDARDHFGGEAPTLRAGLEAQLSAHGIENADGRILMLAHARVLGHVFNPLTLYWCHDRAGTPVCVVAEVHNTYGERHCYLLRPGADSLAEVPKDFYVSPFFAVEGFYRMRLPVPGDDLDLTVQLRHDDGTCPFTATVRGTHRPAGARALLGAALRHPWSTARVSAGIRFHGIRLLLRGLPVRPRPVRSVGAVPPVSAVPPVRHPQEGTL is encoded by the coding sequence GTGACCGGCACCTCTGCGCGGCCGGCCGCCCCGCCCCACGTCCCGGCCCTCTACGCGTGCACCGTGGCCCACACCCGCACCACCCCCGTCCGCCACGCCTTCCAGCAGCGCACCTACCTGTGGCTCATCGACATCGACGAGCCGCCGCGCATACCCCGGGCGCTGCGCCCGCTGGCCCGGTTCGACGCCCGCGACCACTTCGGCGGCGAGGCCCCCACCCTGCGGGCCGGCCTGGAGGCACAGCTGTCCGCCCACGGGATCGAGAACGCGGACGGACGCATCCTGATGCTCGCCCACGCCCGGGTCCTCGGGCACGTCTTCAACCCGCTCACCCTCTACTGGTGCCACGACCGCGCCGGTACCCCGGTCTGCGTCGTGGCCGAGGTCCACAACACCTACGGCGAGCGCCACTGCTACCTGCTGCGCCCCGGCGCCGACTCGCTGGCCGAGGTGCCCAAGGACTTCTACGTCTCGCCGTTCTTCGCGGTCGAGGGCTTCTACCGGATGCGGCTGCCCGTCCCCGGCGACGACCTCGACCTGACCGTGCAACTGCGCCACGACGACGGGACCTGCCCCTTCACCGCGACCGTGCGGGGCACCCACCGGCCGGCCGGTGCCCGCGCCCTGCTCGGCGCCGCCCTGCGGCACCCGTGGTCCACCGCCCGCGTCTCCGCCGGCATCCGCTTCCACGGGATCCGCCTCCTCCTCCGCGGCCTCCCGGTCCGCCCCCGCCCCGTCCGTTCCGTCGGCGCCGTCCCTCCCGTCAGCGCCGTCCCTCCCGTCCGTCACCCGCAGGAAGGCACCCTGTGA
- a CDS encoding SAM-dependent methyltransferase, protein MTFSYIAAHESAPAPVDPARWPDVARPPRASALRTAVAERIIGRALARLPLRVRYGAGEPSAYRVPLQAGALPTLTLHDPEAFHRRIGADGLIGFGESYMAGEWDSDDLVGVLTVLAAHVDDLVPAPLRRLREAWVRRRPEQQRNTPEGARENIHRHYDLSNELFTLFLDRSMSYSAAVFAAFPASPATFTAAQHRKIDRLLDLADVGPGTRLLEIGTGWGELAIRAASRGAEVLTVTLSAEQRDLARERVAAAGLGDRVTVELRDYRHVEGSFDAVVSVEMIEAVGAEYWATYFAALRRLLAPGGRVALQAITMPHERMLVTARTHTWISKYIFPGGLIPSREAMARASAAAGLRTVEDDGFGDHYAETLRLWREEFDRRSDAVAALGFDRTFRRMWELYLAYSEAGFRSRYLDVRHLLLTADDDEPREPR, encoded by the coding sequence GTGACCTTCTCGTACATCGCGGCCCACGAGAGCGCGCCCGCCCCCGTCGACCCGGCGCGCTGGCCCGACGTGGCACGGCCGCCCCGCGCCTCGGCCCTGCGCACCGCCGTCGCCGAGCGGATCATCGGCCGGGCCCTCGCCCGGCTCCCGCTCCGGGTCCGGTACGGGGCCGGAGAGCCGTCCGCGTACCGTGTGCCCCTGCAGGCCGGAGCGCTGCCCACGCTCACCCTCCACGACCCCGAGGCCTTCCACCGCCGGATCGGCGCCGACGGCCTGATCGGTTTCGGCGAGTCGTACATGGCCGGCGAATGGGACAGCGACGACCTGGTCGGCGTCCTCACCGTGCTCGCCGCCCACGTCGACGACCTGGTGCCGGCGCCGCTGCGCCGACTGCGCGAAGCCTGGGTACGCAGGCGCCCGGAGCAGCAGCGCAACACCCCCGAGGGGGCGCGGGAGAACATCCACCGCCACTACGACCTGTCCAACGAGCTGTTCACGCTGTTCCTCGACCGGAGCATGAGCTACTCCGCGGCGGTCTTCGCCGCGTTCCCCGCCTCACCCGCCACCTTCACCGCCGCCCAGCACCGCAAGATCGACCGGCTCCTCGACCTCGCGGACGTCGGACCGGGCACCCGGCTGCTGGAGATCGGCACCGGCTGGGGCGAACTGGCGATCCGGGCCGCCTCCCGGGGCGCCGAGGTGCTGACGGTGACCCTCTCCGCCGAGCAGCGCGACCTGGCCCGGGAACGCGTCGCCGCGGCCGGCCTCGGGGACCGGGTCACCGTCGAACTGCGCGACTACCGGCACGTCGAGGGCTCCTTCGACGCCGTCGTCAGCGTGGAGATGATCGAAGCGGTCGGCGCCGAGTACTGGGCCACCTACTTCGCCGCCCTGCGCCGCCTCCTCGCCCCCGGCGGCCGCGTCGCCCTCCAGGCCATCACCATGCCGCACGAGCGCATGCTCGTCACCGCCCGCACGCACACCTGGATCAGCAAGTACATCTTCCCCGGCGGGCTGATCCCCTCCCGGGAGGCGATGGCGCGCGCGAGCGCGGCGGCCGGACTGCGCACCGTGGAGGACGACGGCTTCGGCGACCACTACGCGGAGACGCTGCGGCTGTGGCGCGAGGAGTTCGACCGCCGGTCCGACGCCGTCGCCGCCCTCGGCTTCGACCGCACCTTCCGCCGTATGTGGGAGCTCTACCTCGCCTACTCCGAGGCCGGCTTCCGCTCACGCTACCTGGACGTACGCCACCTGCTCCTCACCGCCGACGACGACGAGCCGCGGGAGCCCCGATGA
- a CDS encoding DUF1295 domain-containing protein, with protein sequence MTPDWGALSLNLAAAAGSALAVMLVTFAVATVKGLHRIVDVAWGVAFAAVALVSWLLSSGYGDDGRRLAVAAATVVWGLRLALHIAARGRGHGEDPRYARMLARAPGSTRLYALRKVYLLQGALVWLVSLPVQAASYVPVPLGPLAAAGLLLWATGLLFEAVGDFQLARFKERPEHRGTIMEGGLWSWTRHPNYFGDFLVWWGLYLLACATWQTAALTLVSPLVMSALLIWGSGKRLLEAHMADRPGYAAYAARTSGFFPRPPRRIRREAG encoded by the coding sequence ATGACCCCCGACTGGGGCGCCCTGTCCCTGAACCTGGCCGCCGCGGCCGGCTCCGCGCTCGCGGTCATGCTGGTCACCTTCGCCGTGGCCACGGTCAAGGGCCTGCACCGGATCGTGGACGTCGCCTGGGGCGTGGCCTTCGCGGCGGTGGCGCTCGTCAGCTGGCTGCTGTCGAGCGGGTACGGTGACGACGGCCGACGGCTCGCGGTCGCCGCGGCGACGGTCGTCTGGGGGCTGCGCCTGGCCCTGCACATCGCCGCCCGCGGCCGGGGTCACGGCGAGGACCCGCGCTACGCCCGCATGCTCGCGCGGGCTCCGGGCAGCACCCGGCTCTACGCCCTGCGCAAGGTCTACCTCCTCCAGGGCGCGCTGGTGTGGCTCGTCTCGCTGCCCGTGCAGGCCGCGTCGTACGTGCCCGTTCCCCTCGGGCCGCTCGCCGCCGCGGGCCTGCTGCTGTGGGCGACCGGACTGCTCTTCGAGGCGGTCGGCGACTTCCAGCTGGCCCGCTTCAAGGAGCGCCCCGAGCACCGCGGGACGATCATGGAAGGCGGGCTGTGGAGCTGGACGCGGCACCCCAACTACTTCGGTGACTTCCTGGTCTGGTGGGGTCTGTACCTGCTGGCCTGCGCGACCTGGCAGACTGCGGCACTCACGCTGGTCTCACCGCTGGTGATGAGTGCGCTGCTGATCTGGGGCAGCGGCAAGAGACTCCTGGAGGCGCACATGGCGGACCGGCCCGGCTACGCCGCCTACGCCGCCCGCACCAGCGGGTTCTTCCCGCGCCCGCCGCGCCGCATACGCCGGGAGGCGGGGTGA
- a CDS encoding alpha/beta fold hydrolase, giving the protein MTAGTERETESTGEGRALVLRTSPAVPAAAVLLLHGGREEGPEPPPLLNLPALRMRPFAAAVVRATRGRDVLVAEVRYRHRGWNGSRCDAARDAEAALARLRGIAGDVPVVLVGHSMGGRAALRAAGAPLVHGVVALAPWCPPGEPVDHLAGRRLYLLHDEQDRVTSAAGSWEFVRRSRLAGACATAIPMATGGHAMLRGAGSWHRRTAALVTGLVTRD; this is encoded by the coding sequence GTGACGGCCGGGACCGAACGGGAGACGGAATCCACCGGCGAGGGCCGCGCCCTCGTGCTCCGTACGTCCCCCGCGGTACCGGCGGCCGCGGTCCTGCTGCTGCACGGCGGCCGCGAGGAGGGGCCGGAGCCGCCGCCGCTGCTCAACCTTCCCGCCCTGCGGATGCGGCCCTTCGCGGCCGCCGTCGTCCGCGCCACGCGCGGCCGCGACGTCCTGGTGGCGGAGGTGCGCTACCGGCACCGCGGCTGGAACGGCTCCCGCTGCGACGCCGCCCGGGACGCCGAGGCGGCCCTCGCGCGGCTGCGCGGGATCGCCGGGGACGTGCCGGTGGTCCTGGTCGGCCATTCCATGGGGGGCCGGGCCGCACTGCGGGCAGCCGGAGCACCCCTGGTCCACGGCGTGGTGGCGCTCGCCCCCTGGTGTCCGCCGGGCGAGCCCGTCGACCACCTCGCGGGTCGCCGGCTCTACCTGCTGCACGACGAGCAGGACCGGGTCACCTCGGCCGCCGGGTCCTGGGAGTTCGTACGCCGGTCCCGGCTGGCGGGCGCCTGTGCCACCGCCATCCCGATGGCCACGGGCGGCCACGCGATGCTCCGCGGCGCGGGCTCGTGGCACCGGCGTACCGCCGCACTCGTCACCGGCCTGGTCACGCGGGACTGA
- a CDS encoding molybdopterin-dependent oxidoreductase, which produces MRGAAAALAGLVSGYAALALAEPVAAVIRPEAGPVTVVGGAAVDRTPAAVKDWAIRTFGADDKLVLQLGILAVAALLAMALGLFALRGRRTAAAGVFLFGLVGAVAALNRPDSGGFADALPSLTAGLAGAAALYVLTGPLVSFRPQGGPDAGETGADTGTGTGTAAGWSRRRFLLLTGAAAAFGTGAGAVGRALASARSGDAIASRAAVVLPSPVSPAPDLPPGAALRVPGVSPFITPNKDFYRVDTALVVPRVPADTWRLRIHGKGVRRELNLSFEELLARPLVERDITLTCVSNEVGGPYAGNARWLGARLADLLAEAGVRPPSQGGPADQLVARSVDGMTLGTPVEDVMDGRDALLAVGMNGEPLPPAHGFPVRMVVPGLYGYVSACKWIEDIELTTFDAYDPYWVKRAWAPRAPVKTQARIDTPKPFARPAAGRVTVAGVAWAQHRGIDRVELRIDDGPWQEADLATEDTRDTWRQWSYAWQATAGTHTLTVRATDRTGETQTERRAPTMPDGASGRHSVVVMAG; this is translated from the coding sequence ATGCGCGGAGCGGCGGCCGCGTTGGCCGGTCTGGTGTCCGGCTACGCGGCACTGGCGCTGGCGGAACCGGTCGCGGCCGTGATCCGGCCCGAGGCCGGCCCGGTCACCGTCGTCGGGGGAGCGGCCGTCGACCGTACGCCGGCCGCGGTCAAGGACTGGGCGATCCGCACCTTCGGAGCCGACGACAAGCTGGTCCTTCAGCTCGGGATCCTCGCCGTGGCGGCCCTCCTGGCCATGGCCCTGGGCCTGTTCGCCCTGCGCGGGCGGCGGACCGCGGCGGCCGGCGTGTTCCTCTTCGGGCTGGTGGGAGCCGTGGCCGCGCTGAACCGGCCCGACTCCGGCGGGTTCGCCGACGCCCTGCCGTCCCTGACCGCCGGACTCGCCGGCGCCGCCGCCCTGTACGTCCTGACCGGCCCGCTCGTGTCCTTCCGGCCCCAGGGCGGGCCGGATGCCGGAGAAACCGGAGCCGACACCGGCACCGGCACCGGCACCGCGGCGGGATGGAGCCGCCGCCGCTTCCTGCTGCTGACCGGGGCCGCCGCCGCGTTCGGCACCGGTGCGGGGGCCGTCGGACGGGCCCTGGCCTCCGCACGCTCCGGCGACGCGATCGCCTCCCGGGCCGCGGTGGTGCTGCCGTCCCCCGTGTCACCGGCGCCGGACCTCCCCCCGGGCGCGGCCCTCCGCGTACCGGGGGTCAGCCCCTTCATCACGCCGAACAAGGACTTCTACCGCGTCGACACCGCCCTGGTCGTCCCCCGGGTCCCGGCGGACACGTGGCGGCTGCGGATCCACGGCAAGGGTGTGCGCCGCGAGCTGAACCTCTCCTTCGAGGAACTGCTCGCCCGGCCGCTCGTCGAGCGGGACATCACCTTGACGTGCGTCTCCAACGAGGTCGGCGGACCGTACGCGGGCAACGCCAGGTGGCTCGGCGCCCGGCTCGCCGACCTCCTCGCGGAAGCCGGCGTACGGCCCCCGTCCCAGGGCGGCCCCGCCGACCAGCTGGTCGCCCGCTCCGTCGACGGCATGACGCTGGGCACGCCGGTCGAGGACGTCATGGACGGGCGCGACGCCCTGCTCGCGGTCGGGATGAACGGCGAGCCGCTCCCGCCGGCCCACGGGTTTCCGGTGCGGATGGTCGTCCCGGGCCTGTACGGGTACGTATCGGCCTGCAAGTGGATCGAGGACATCGAGCTCACCACCTTCGACGCCTACGACCCGTACTGGGTGAAGCGCGCATGGGCGCCGCGGGCACCGGTCAAGACCCAGGCGCGCATCGACACCCCCAAACCCTTCGCCCGCCCCGCCGCCGGCCGGGTGACGGTGGCCGGAGTCGCCTGGGCCCAGCACCGCGGCATCGACCGCGTCGAGCTCCGGATCGACGACGGGCCGTGGCAGGAGGCGGATCTCGCCACCGAGGACACCCGCGACACCTGGCGCCAGTGGTCCTACGCCTGGCAGGCCACCGCCGGTACCCACACCCTCACCGTCCGCGCCACCGACCGGACGGGCGAGACCCAGACCGAACGGCGCGCCCCGACCATGCCCGACGGGGCCAGTGGCCGGCATTCCGTCGTCGTGATGGCCGGATAG
- a CDS encoding sensor histidine kinase — translation MGSGLQRAQSFMIVATLLYRASHLTVGALAVAQRRSELPLQYAGFAAALGLSVLTYGTALRRGWFDRRHIWADVLVTGCVLPLALCAWGGVREPPAIAWAMLLGGSASAVAAISLERLHALTVIALLVATHVIGYHAVGASPAVLLGHLNSIVSSAVMTWLFRWYLLRQGRLLDEANARAVAAEAHKARYAERLEHHRALHDTVLATLTTLASGSVDANAPEVRRRCAREAAYLRRLIQQTADEVHHREIGTALEEAVGSVEGLQLRVTAQYHDLPQVPPEVAAALGDAVREALNNVRRHAGTGHAYLTATRDPDARGGAVVTVVDRGPGFDPERCEPGLGLRGSVHGRMAEVGGRATVDTAPGEGVRVELRWPG, via the coding sequence GTGGGATCGGGCCTGCAGCGCGCCCAGTCCTTCATGATCGTGGCCACCCTCCTGTACCGGGCGAGCCATCTGACGGTGGGCGCCCTCGCCGTCGCCCAGCGCCGGTCGGAACTCCCCCTGCAGTACGCGGGATTCGCCGCCGCCCTGGGACTGAGCGTGCTCACCTACGGCACCGCCCTGCGGCGCGGCTGGTTCGACCGCCGGCACATCTGGGCGGACGTCCTGGTCACCGGCTGCGTCCTGCCCCTGGCCCTCTGCGCCTGGGGCGGCGTGCGCGAACCACCCGCGATCGCGTGGGCCATGCTGCTCGGCGGCTCGGCGAGCGCCGTCGCGGCCATCTCCCTCGAACGACTCCACGCTCTCACCGTCATCGCGCTGCTCGTCGCCACCCACGTCATCGGCTACCACGCGGTGGGCGCGAGCCCCGCCGTCCTGCTCGGCCACCTCAACTCGATCGTGTCCTCGGCCGTGATGACCTGGCTCTTCCGCTGGTACCTGCTCCGCCAGGGCCGGCTCCTCGACGAGGCCAACGCCCGCGCCGTGGCCGCCGAGGCCCACAAGGCGCGCTACGCCGAGCGGCTGGAACACCACCGGGCCCTGCACGACACCGTCCTCGCCACCCTCACCACCCTGGCCTCCGGCTCGGTCGACGCCAACGCCCCCGAGGTGCGCCGACGCTGCGCGCGCGAAGCCGCGTACCTGCGCCGGCTGATCCAGCAGACCGCGGACGAGGTCCACCACCGCGAGATCGGTACGGCCCTGGAAGAGGCGGTCGGATCCGTCGAGGGACTCCAACTGCGGGTCACCGCCCAGTACCACGACCTGCCGCAGGTGCCCCCCGAGGTCGCCGCCGCGCTGGGCGACGCCGTCCGCGAGGCCCTGAACAACGTACGGCGCCACGCGGGCACGGGACACGCTTACCTCACCGCCACCCGGGACCCGGACGCACGCGGGGGAGCCGTCGTCACCGTGGTCGACCGGGGGCCCGGCTTCGACCCCGAGCGGTGCGAGCCGGGCCTCGGCCTGCGCGGCTCGGTGCACGGCCGGATGGCGGAAGTGGGAGGCCGGGCGACCGTGGACACCGCCCCCGGCGAGGGCGTACGGGTGGAGCTGAGATGGCCCGGGTGA
- a CDS encoding response regulator: MARVITVSVVDDDRMLLDGLRAWLGGVPELRLVATAATVGELLGAPDAQRPYGFGATGYAPPDIVLLDLLLRDGSAPADNIRRLLRTGSRVLMISTVPDRSRIIEAVRAGADGYLTKDHDLPTLVAAIKDLASGQGSLSTELAFACAYDDSPARPRLSPRERQILLDYASGLTLKSAARRAGITVHTAKDYLDRVKAKYQQAGRPTYTKLDLARRVREDSLDAG; this comes from the coding sequence ATGGCCCGGGTGATCACCGTCTCGGTGGTCGACGACGACCGGATGCTCCTCGACGGCCTGCGGGCCTGGCTCGGCGGCGTGCCGGAGCTGCGGCTCGTGGCGACCGCCGCCACCGTCGGGGAACTCCTCGGCGCACCGGACGCGCAGCGTCCGTACGGATTCGGAGCGACGGGCTACGCGCCGCCCGACATCGTCCTCCTCGACCTCCTCCTGCGCGACGGCTCGGCCCCCGCCGACAACATCCGGCGGCTGCTGCGGACCGGCAGCCGCGTCCTGATGATCAGTACGGTGCCCGACCGCTCCCGGATCATCGAGGCCGTCCGGGCGGGCGCCGACGGCTACCTGACCAAGGACCACGACCTGCCCACCCTGGTCGCCGCCATCAAGGACCTGGCCTCGGGCCAGGGCTCCCTCTCCACCGAACTCGCCTTCGCCTGCGCCTACGACGACAGCCCCGCCCGCCCCCGCCTCTCGCCCCGGGAGCGGCAGATCCTCCTCGACTACGCCTCCGGGCTGACCCTGAAGTCCGCCGCCCGGCGCGCCGGCATCACCGTCCACACCGCCAAGGACTACCTGGACCGGGTCAAGGCCAAGTACCAGCAGGCCGGCCGCCCCACCTACACCAAGCTCGACCTGGCCCGGCGGGTACGGGAAGACAGCCTCGACGCGGGCTGA